A portion of the bacterium Unc6 genome contains these proteins:
- a CDS encoding rod shape-determining protein MreD yields the protein MYHLNPFWFAIFSILILWFDISFFRTTAILYLYFLYIILFQGKDYGLWCGAWVGFLIDISCPDPLGTHTGTLGTVGHILGKYARVLKKDAWFVQVSIAFLSILAAKVLSLSLLFIFTDTVVLLRILENVFIKSFGIALLTPFVFYIFGRLKK from the coding sequence ATGTATCACTTAAACCCTTTTTGGTTTGCGATATTTTCAATCTTGATTCTATGGTTTGATATATCTTTTTTTAGAACAACAGCAATTCTTTATCTATATTTTTTATATATAATACTGTTTCAGGGTAAAGATTATGGGTTATGGTGTGGCGCCTGGGTTGGTTTTCTTATAGATATTTCTTGCCCAGATCCTTTGGGAACACATACAGGGACATTGGGAACGGTAGGACACATATTGGGAAAATATGCAAGAGTATTAAAAAAAGATGCCTGGTTTGTTCAAGTGTCCATTGCTTTTTTATCAATACTTGCGGCAAAAGTATTATCCCTGTCTTTGCTTTTTATATTTACAGATACCGTTGTTCTTTTAAGAATTTTAGAAAATGTTTTTATTAAATCTTTTGGTATAGCCCTTTTGACGCCGTTTGTATTTTATATCTTTGGAAGGCTTAAAAAATAG
- a CDS encoding penicillin-binding protein 2, whose translation MNNRIKYFGLGIFLFLFTLIIILWHIQVLKNEKYLLLSEKNRIRLVPIVAPRGNILDRNGVVLAFDKHFFELVAVPQDLSKNREELKELAKICGVDVEYFHKKIKERFVAPFYPVVLLRDVELSKVIKIEEQNIRFPGIRVREVFRRYYPQAETFAHIIGYTARPTLLEILTTEEFITDEDWIGRSGLEKTMDDVLRGKNGGTQVEIDNRGRMIRTLSWKGPEPGTDIRLTVDAGLQEFGKNLLAGRKGSIVVLDCSSASILAMVSSPSYNPNYFVSSDNRVTEILNDRRSIMLNRSLLPYPPGSIFKIITAISGLDKEIISPSQTFQCSGSIDIGNHRVHCFGARAHGNVNLHKGITDSCNTYFVNIGKMIGVDNISTYARIFNLGSPTGIELPFEKGGLVPDRIWKKKKINEDWYTGDTANISIGQGYVLTTPLQMANMALLVANNGISFKPRLIKTETNQNKKVSILSPEVFLPLKGAMEDVVRRGTGRLAGGDGISVAGKTGSAQVDNNRSHAWFIGYAPVKNPQIAFAVFLEFGGRGGEEPAIIAKKIVQYWMENSR comes from the coding sequence ATGAATAACAGAATTAAATATTTTGGTTTAGGAATATTTCTTTTTCTTTTTACTCTTATTATTATTCTATGGCATATCCAGGTTTTAAAAAATGAAAAGTATCTATTGCTATCTGAGAAGAACAGGATAAGGCTTGTTCCGATTGTAGCCCCGAGAGGAAATATACTTGACAGAAACGGTGTGGTTTTAGCCTTTGACAAACATTTTTTTGAACTTGTTGCAGTGCCTCAAGATCTGTCAAAGAACAGGGAAGAATTAAAAGAACTGGCAAAAATTTGTGGCGTGGATGTAGAATATTTTCATAAAAAGATAAAAGAAAGATTTGTTGCACCGTTTTATCCCGTTGTTCTTTTAAGAGATGTTGAATTATCAAAAGTAATAAAGATTGAAGAACAAAATATAAGATTTCCAGGCATAAGAGTAAGAGAGGTTTTCAGAAGGTATTATCCACAGGCTGAAACCTTTGCACACATTATCGGATATACAGCAAGGCCCACCTTGCTTGAGATTCTAACTACTGAAGAATTTATAACAGATGAGGATTGGATAGGAAGAAGTGGTTTGGAAAAAACAATGGATGATGTTTTAAGAGGGAAAAACGGAGGAACGCAGGTTGAGATTGATAACAGAGGAAGAATGATAAGAACACTCAGTTGGAAAGGACCTGAACCCGGAACAGATATAAGACTAACAGTAGATGCGGGGTTGCAAGAGTTTGGGAAAAACCTGCTTGCTGGCAGAAAGGGTTCAATAGTTGTTCTTGATTGTTCCAGCGCAAGTATTCTTGCAATGGTAAGCAGTCCGTCTTATAATCCGAATTATTTTGTATCATCCGATAATCGTGTTACAGAAATATTAAATGATAGAAGATCCATAATGTTAAACAGGAGTTTATTGCCTTATCCGCCCGGTTCAATATTTAAAATTATAACAGCAATAAGCGGACTTGATAAAGAAATTATAAGTCCGTCCCAAACATTTCAATGTAGCGGAAGTATAGATATCGGGAATCACAGAGTTCATTGTTTTGGCGCAAGAGCACATGGCAATGTAAATCTTCATAAAGGAATAACAGATTCTTGCAACACATATTTTGTAAATATCGGAAAAATGATAGGTGTAGATAATATATCAACATATGCAAGGATATTTAACTTAGGAAGCCCTACTGGTATAGAGCTTCCATTTGAAAAAGGTGGACTTGTCCCCGATAGAATCTGGAAGAAAAAGAAAATCAACGAAGACTGGTATACAGGAGATACCGCAAACATTAGTATCGGCCAGGGGTATGTTCTTACAACTCCACTACAGATGGCAAATATGGCTCTTCTTGTTGCAAACAATGGGATATCTTTTAAACCACGCCTGATAAAAACAGAAACCAATCAGAATAAAAAAGTATCTATATTAAGCCCGGAAGTTTTCTTACCCTTAAAAGGCGCTATGGAAGATGTTGTCCGAAGAGGGACTGGAAGACTTGCAGGGGGCGATGGGATTTCTGTTGCAGGTAAAACAGGAAGCGCACAGGTTGATAATAACAGATCACATGCATGGTTTATAGGTTATGCCCCCGTAAAAAATCCGCAGATTGCATTTGCAGTGTTTCTTGAATTTGGAGGGCGTGGCGGAGAAGAGCCTGCAATAATTGCAAAAAAAATTGTCCAGTATTGGATGGAGAATAGTAGATAG
- a CDS encoding rod shape-determining protein RodA, with protein sequence MRSSGEVYDIQDTEYMKNLLNLIKKSDPVLISSVILILLIGCLTLYSASYQRSLITGKSYILTQVCWIVIGFIVCFVVISVPYKKWIAAGPYLYAAGLLLLIAVLFFGSVRGGARRWFTVAGVSFQPSEMIRFGLVLILSSYLGQRLNEKHSYKLIILGFLMAILPAILVLKQPNLGIAVSFLFITGVMLWVWGLKWKHFLTLLISGIVSVPLIWPFLREYQKQRIFAFLNPEKDPLGSGYSIIQSRIAIGSGEFWGRGWMHGSQNRLNFVPEKHTDFIFSVLSEEFGFLGASVLILLFVIFFYRCIKIALQTHDASARLLVFGMASSILYQLVINISMTIGLVPVVGIPLPLISYGGSNMLVVLAGIGMILNISARRTVF encoded by the coding sequence ATGCGAAGTTCGGGCGAGGTCTATGATATACAGGATACGGAATATATGAAAAATTTGTTGAACCTTATAAAAAAATCTGACCCTGTGCTTATCAGCAGTGTTATCCTAATTCTATTGATAGGATGTCTGACACTTTACAGTGCATCATACCAGAGAAGTCTTATAACAGGCAAGAGTTATATTCTTACGCAGGTTTGTTGGATAGTGATAGGATTTATTGTTTGTTTTGTGGTTATTTCTGTCCCTTATAAAAAGTGGATAGCGGCGGGTCCTTATTTATATGCTGCCGGACTTTTACTTCTTATAGCGGTTCTTTTTTTTGGTTCCGTAAGAGGAGGAGCAAGAAGGTGGTTTACCGTTGCAGGTGTTTCTTTCCAACCCTCTGAAATGATAAGATTTGGTCTTGTTCTTATTCTCTCCTCTTATTTAGGACAAAGGCTGAACGAGAAGCATTCCTACAAACTTATTATTTTAGGCTTTCTTATGGCAATCCTTCCCGCAATACTTGTTCTTAAACAACCTAACCTTGGAATTGCTGTTAGTTTTTTGTTTATTACAGGTGTAATGCTCTGGGTGTGGGGGCTCAAATGGAAGCACTTCCTGACGCTGTTAATATCGGGAATTGTGTCCGTTCCGCTCATCTGGCCTTTTCTTAGAGAGTATCAAAAACAAAGAATATTTGCATTCTTGAATCCCGAAAAAGACCCCCTGGGTTCAGGTTACAGTATTATACAGTCAAGAATTGCTATTGGTTCAGGTGAATTCTGGGGCAGAGGGTGGATGCATGGGTCACAGAATAGACTAAATTTCGTCCCTGAAAAACATACGGATTTTATATTTTCAGTATTAAGTGAGGAATTCGGTTTTTTGGGGGCATCTGTTCTTATATTGCTTTTCGTAATATTTTTTTACAGGTGTATAAAAATAGCACTACAAACTCATGATGCTTCTGCAAGACTGCTTGTTTTCGGTATGGCTTCAAGTATTTTATATCAGCTGGTTATAAATATATCTATGACCATAGGCCTTGTGCCTGTTGTTGGTATTCCTTTGCCACTTATAAGTTATGGCGGTTCTAATATGCTTGTGGTGTTAGCAGGTATAGGAATGATATTGAATATATCGGCAAGAAGAACTGTGTTTTAG
- a CDS encoding aspartyl/glutamyl-tRNA(Asn/Gln) amidotransferase subunit C has protein sequence MIDKKTVLSVAGLARLSLKEEEINLYQRQLADVLSYIDKLNQLDVRDVEPTFHAISVENVLREDKLQESLSVENVLSNAPSKERGCFKVPKIIS, from the coding sequence ATGATAGATAAAAAAACAGTTTTAAGCGTGGCAGGTCTTGCAAGGCTTTCTTTAAAAGAAGAAGAGATTAATTTATATCAAAGACAATTAGCAGATGTATTATCATATATAGATAAACTGAATCAATTGGATGTAAGAGATGTTGAACCGACTTTCCATGCAATATCTGTTGAAAATGTTTTAAGGGAAGACAAATTGCAAGAAAGTCTTTCTGTTGAAAATGTACTATCAAATGCACCATCAAAAGAAAGAGGGTGTTTTAAGGTTCCTAAAATTATATCTTAA
- the gatA gene encoding aspartyl/glutamyl-tRNA amidotransferase subunit A (allows the formation of correctly charged Asn-tRNA(Asn) or Gln-tRNA(Gln) through the transamidation of misacylated Asp-tRNA(Asn) or Glu-tRNA(Gln) in organisms which lack either or both of asparaginyl-tRNA or glutaminyl-tRNA synthetases; reaction takes place in the presence of glutamine and ATP through an activated phospho-Asp-tRNA(Asn) or phospho-Glu-tRNA), which translates to MKPEFRTIKQIKNDKEKSCVLIKKMSEIIKQNDINIGAYVHLSLESALLCARVAPKDKTLSGIPVAIKDNICEQGIPTCCASKILEGFKPPYNATVIKKLKEAGAIPFGKTNMDEFAFGSSTETSFYKITKNPWDKTRVPGGSSGGSAAAVASGEAVCALGSDTGGSIRQPASFCGVVGLKPTYGRVSRYGLIAFASGLDQIGPITRTVEDSAMLLQTIAGYDPKDSTSVDIPVPDYSKSLIQSVKGLKIGVPEECFAQGLDKEIEDSVKEAINLLQKLGGKIIKIQLPHMEYSVATYCIIATAEASSNLARFDAVRYGYRAEEPEGLGAIEMVSKSRSIGFGSETKRRILLGTYVLSSGYYEAYYIKAQKVRTLIKEDFEDAFKVCDCIIMPTSPTPAFKIGEKIKDPLSMYLSDIFTISINLAGLPAISVPCGFTSSGLPIGMQIIGRAFDEEMLFKIGFAYQSNTRWHTMKPE; encoded by the coding sequence ATGAAACCTGAATTTAGAACAATAAAACAGATAAAAAATGACAAAGAAAAATCTTGCGTTTTAATTAAAAAAATGTCAGAAATTATAAAACAGAATGACATAAATATAGGGGCATATGTTCATTTAAGTTTAGAATCTGCGCTTCTGTGTGCAAGGGTCGCTCCGAAAGATAAAACTCTATCCGGTATACCTGTTGCGATAAAAGATAATATATGTGAACAGGGCATTCCCACCTGTTGTGCATCAAAAATACTTGAAGGTTTTAAGCCTCCCTATAATGCGACTGTTATAAAGAAGTTAAAAGAAGCGGGTGCAATTCCGTTTGGGAAAACCAATATGGATGAGTTTGCGTTCGGCTCATCTACAGAAACCTCTTTTTATAAAATTACAAAAAATCCCTGGGATAAAACAAGGGTTCCCGGTGGTTCATCCGGTGGGTCTGCTGCTGCTGTTGCATCGGGAGAGGCAGTCTGTGCACTCGGTTCAGATACAGGAGGTTCTATCAGGCAGCCTGCATCATTTTGCGGTGTAGTTGGATTGAAGCCCACATATGGAAGGGTATCAAGATACGGACTTATTGCATTTGCATCTGGGCTTGACCAGATTGGGCCCATAACAAGAACTGTTGAGGACTCTGCAATGCTCCTTCAGACAATTGCAGGGTACGATCCAAAAGATTCTACAAGTGTAGACATTCCGGTTCCGGATTATTCAAAGAGCTTAATACAAAGCGTAAAAGGCTTAAAAATAGGTGTGCCCGAAGAATGTTTTGCTCAAGGACTTGATAAAGAAATTGAAGATTCTGTTAAAGAAGCAATAAACCTTTTACAAAAACTTGGTGGTAAAATTATCAAGATACAACTTCCGCATATGGAATATTCAGTTGCAACATATTGTATCATTGCAACTGCTGAAGCAAGTTCAAACCTTGCCCGATTTGATGCGGTAAGATATGGCTACAGGGCAGAAGAACCCGAGGGCTTAGGCGCCATTGAGATGGTTTCAAAAAGTAGAAGCATCGGTTTCGGCAGTGAGACAAAAAGAAGAATACTTCTGGGAACATATGTTCTTTCAAGCGGATATTATGAAGCATATTATATTAAGGCTCAGAAGGTAAGAACACTTATAAAGGAGGATTTTGAAGATGCATTTAAGGTATGCGATTGTATAATTATGCCTACCTCTCCCACACCTGCATTTAAAATAGGAGAGAAAATAAAGGACCCTCTTTCAATGTATCTTTCTGATATATTTACTATCTCAATAAATTTGGCGGGCCTTCCTGCGATCTCTGTTCCTTGTGGATTTACTTCTTCAGGACTTCCCATTGGTATGCAGATCATAGGCAGGGCATTTGATGAGGAGATGTTGTTTAAGATAGGCTTTGCATACCAGTCTAATACCAGGTGGCATACCATGAAACCGGAATAA
- a CDS encoding nucleotidyltransferase, with protein sequence MKNLEELKRIINLHKRELEEKYNVKNIAIFGSYVRNEQGAESDIDILVEFKKPVGLLFIHLADYLEEILGIKVDLLTPEAIKPNRRRYVMEELIYV encoded by the coding sequence ATGAAGAATTTAGAAGAATTAAAAAGAATTATTAACCTGCATAAAAGAGAACTTGAAGAAAAATATAATGTAAAAAATATAGCCATATTTGGTTCTTATGTGAGAAACGAACAAGGTGCAGAAAGTGATATAGATATACTGGTTGAATTTAAGAAACCAGTAGGTTTACTTTTCATCCATCTTGCAGATTATCTGGAAGAAATCTTAGGCATTAAAGTTGACCTGTTAACACCCGAGGCTATAAAACCAAATCGCCGAAGATATGTAATGGAGGAATTGATCTATGTCTAA
- a CDS encoding transcription-repair coupling factor produces the protein MAEFPEVLRFQKDQIFNFEDILNSFVILGYRWKDCVELPGDFSHRGYIIDIFAFDRIHPVRFELFDNRIERLTAFNHKDGNIIEELNVVIIVPAGIKSLSSLQFKSFIESENISKFTDFEEGDFVVHFQHGIGKYLGRKKLKCPEKEELKNYLVVEYRDKNRLYVPIEDISMVRRYVGIDKRAPNLSRLGTKFWEKTKQKAYRAVQSLASGLVMLQAVRISKKGFAFSKDGLWQEEFESGFPYTETPDQIRSWLETKKDMEMEKPMDRLICGDVGYGKTEVALRAAFKAVMSNKQVAILTPTTLLAEQHCLIFKQRFKNFPVEISMLSRFVTPHQQKATVLAASEGKTDIVIGTHRLLSSDMGFKDLGLVIIDEEQRFGVRHKERFKRLRLLVDVLTLTATPIPRTLYMSLTGVRDMSIINTPPLSRIPVKTTVCRFSGDIVREGILKEIKRGGQVFFVHNRVETIEGVAKKISSIVPGVKIASAHGQMPGRVLEDVMKQFLQKNISVLVCTCIIESGLDIPNANTIFIDNADMFGLADLYQLRGRVGRSDIPATCYLLVQDRSILTSDAKERLSCMEKWTELGSGFRVAMEDLQIRGAGNLLGIEQSGHIGAVGFDLYCRLLKDAIEQVKEKGEITDSEKITFLDRNNLARRPELCGCT, from the coding sequence ATGGCGGAGTTTCCAGAAGTTTTAAGATTTCAAAAGGACCAGATATTTAATTTTGAAGATATCTTAAACAGTTTTGTGATTTTAGGATATAGGTGGAAAGATTGTGTTGAATTGCCCGGGGATTTTTCGCACAGAGGATATATAATTGATATATTTGCCTTTGATAGAATACATCCTGTAAGGTTTGAACTTTTTGATAACAGGATAGAAAGGCTCACGGCTTTTAATCATAAAGACGGCAACATAATTGAAGAATTGAATGTTGTTATCATTGTCCCTGCAGGGATAAAAAGTCTTAGTTCTTTGCAGTTTAAGTCCTTCATAGAATCTGAAAACATAAGTAAATTTACAGATTTTGAAGAGGGGGATTTTGTTGTCCATTTTCAGCATGGCATAGGAAAATATTTAGGGAGGAAAAAACTTAAATGTCCTGAAAAAGAAGAATTAAAGAATTATCTTGTTGTTGAATACAGGGATAAAAACAGGCTCTATGTTCCAATTGAAGATATTTCAATGGTAAGAAGATATGTCGGCATTGATAAAAGAGCTCCGAACTTAAGTAGATTGGGAACAAAATTCTGGGAGAAGACAAAACAAAAAGCATACAGAGCTGTTCAGTCTCTTGCCTCTGGACTTGTGATGCTTCAGGCAGTAAGGATTTCAAAAAAAGGATTTGCATTTTCAAAAGATGGTCTGTGGCAGGAAGAGTTTGAATCGGGGTTTCCATACACAGAAACGCCCGACCAGATAAGGTCGTGGCTTGAAACAAAAAAAGATATGGAAATGGAAAAGCCGATGGACAGGCTTATCTGCGGAGATGTTGGTTATGGTAAAACAGAAGTAGCACTTCGCGCAGCATTTAAGGCTGTGATGAGCAATAAACAGGTTGCAATACTTACCCCTACAACACTTCTTGCAGAACAGCATTGCCTTATATTCAAGCAGAGGTTCAAGAATTTCCCTGTTGAAATAAGTATGCTTTCAAGGTTTGTGACACCGCATCAACAGAAGGCAACAGTATTGGCAGCATCAGAAGGCAAAACCGATATTGTCATAGGAACACACAGGCTTCTTTCATCAGATATGGGTTTTAAAGATTTAGGGCTTGTTATAATTGATGAGGAGCAAAGATTCGGTGTAAGGCATAAGGAAAGGTTTAAAAGGTTAAGACTTCTTGTAGATGTTCTTACGCTTACCGCAACACCCATACCACGAACACTGTATATGAGCCTTACGGGTGTAAGGGATATGTCTATTATCAATACACCGCCTCTTTCTCGTATCCCTGTAAAAACAACAGTTTGCCGGTTTTCAGGCGACATTGTAAGAGAAGGCATATTAAAAGAAATTAAAAGAGGCGGACAGGTATTTTTTGTGCATAACAGGGTTGAAACAATAGAAGGGGTTGCTAAAAAAATTTCTTCTATTGTTCCGGGTGTAAAAATTGCATCTGCCCACGGACAGATGCCAGGGCGGGTTCTGGAAGATGTTATGAAACAATTTTTACAAAAAAATATCAGTGTCCTTGTTTGCACCTGTATCATAGAGTCCGGGCTTGACATACCAAATGCAAATACGATATTTATAGATAATGCAGATATGTTCGGACTTGCAGACCTTTATCAATTAAGAGGAAGAGTAGGAAGGTCAGATATCCCAGCCACCTGCTATCTTTTAGTGCAGGACAGGAGCATCCTTACATCAGATGCGAAGGAGAGGCTTTCTTGTATGGAAAAATGGACAGAGCTCGGCTCTGGTTTTCGTGTTGCTATGGAAGACCTGCAGATAAGAGGTGCCGGAAATCTTCTTGGGATAGAACAAAGCGGACATATAGGTGCGGTTGGCTTTGACCTTTACTGTAGATTATTGAAAGATGCTATAGAACAGGTAAAAGAAAAAGGAGAAATAACAGATAGTGAAAAAATTACTTTTCTTGATAGAAATAATCTTGCTCGCAGGCCTGAATTGTGCGGCTGCACCTGA
- a CDS encoding malate dehydrogenase (Catalyzes the reversible oxidation of malate to oxaloacetate) produces the protein MRQKVSIIGAGNVGATMAMKLAEKDFADIILVDIIEGMPQGKGLDITQTGPIDSYDTKVIGTNSYTDTQYSDIVIITAGVPRKPGMSRDDLLEANYNIVKPVTEQVAQYSPNAILIIVANPLDAMAQLAYKTSGFSKSRVMGMAGILDTARFRTFIAMELNVSVEDVYALVLGGHGDTMVPLVRYSTVAGVPLPEILSKEKLDMLIQRTRNSGMEIVKLLKAGGAYYAPASAAVQMVEAIILNKKRILPCAAYLEGEYGINGLFVGVPIKLGANGIEEIIQLRLTPEENAALKKSAATVEELIKIMEKF, from the coding sequence ATGCGTCAGAAAGTAAGTATAATTGGTGCGGGTAATGTTGGTGCAACTATGGCAATGAAATTAGCGGAAAAAGATTTTGCAGATATCATTTTAGTTGATATTATCGAGGGGATGCCGCAAGGAAAAGGATTGGATATAACCCAGACCGGTCCGATAGATAGTTATGATACAAAAGTTATTGGAACCAATTCCTATACGGATACGCAATATTCCGATATTGTTATCATAACTGCTGGCGTTCCGCGAAAACCGGGAATGTCCCGCGATGATTTATTGGAAGCAAATTATAATATCGTTAAACCGGTGACCGAACAGGTCGCACAATATTCGCCAAACGCGATCCTGATTATAGTCGCGAACCCGTTAGATGCAATGGCGCAGTTAGCATATAAAACCAGCGGATTTTCGAAAAGTCGAGTTATGGGGATGGCAGGAATTCTTGATACTGCCCGATTCCGCACTTTTATTGCGATGGAATTAAATGTTTCTGTTGAAGATGTTTATGCATTAGTTCTTGGTGGGCACGGAGATACGATGGTGCCATTGGTGCGATATTCTACGGTAGCCGGAGTTCCTTTACCAGAAATTTTGTCGAAAGAAAAATTAGATATGTTAATTCAGCGGACTCGGAATAGCGGCATGGAAATCGTTAAACTACTGAAAGCAGGGGGCGCTTATTATGCGCCGGCAAGTGCAGCAGTACAAATGGTTGAAGCAATTATTTTGAATAAAAAACGAATTCTACCATGCGCTGCATATCTGGAAGGGGAATATGGTATCAACGGCTTATTCGTTGGCGTACCGATTAAACTAGGAGCTAATGGAATTGAAGAAATTATCCAATTGAGACTTACTCCAGAGGAAAATGCTGCGTTAAAGAAATCCGCAGCCACAGTTGAAGAACTAATTAAAATTATGGAAAAATTCTAG
- a CDS encoding peptide-binding protein, with the protein MRLIFKILLLTSLFLGACQKKNEEVSIQEPVGPITPSYGDAIVVGSIADALNLVPIIASDGASHEICGLIFNGLVKYDKNLNLTGDLAESWEILDDGLTIIFHLRKDVKWHDGVPFTADDVQFTFKKLTDPQVRTPYSGDFERVKSLEVLDKYTVRVKYSEPFAPALESWGMSIIPKHLLEKEDLNATEFSRNPIGTGPYRFFLWDTAEKIELVANNSYFGKRPYIDRYIYRVIPNAASMFLELRAGGIDQMGLNPFQYTKQTGTKFFKENFNKFRYPAFTYTYLGYNLSNPLFSDIRVRKAINLAIDKQEIIDGVLYGLGRQITGPFIPGSWAYNEDVQPSAFDPEKAKELLKDAGWVYKNGVLRKDGMPFRFTLITNQGNEPRRMASEIIQRRLKAIGMDVRINIIEWKSLINEFIGKRKFDAVLLGWSLSRDPDLYDIWHSSKTKEGEFNFVGYKNPEVDRLIEEGRATFDKEKRKQIYHRVHKILYDEQPYCFLFNPDSLPIVHKRFHNIEVAPAGIGHNFIYWYVPKKLQRYRGFER; encoded by the coding sequence ATGAGACTAATATTTAAGATATTACTTCTAACATCCTTGTTCTTGGGAGCCTGCCAGAAAAAAAATGAAGAAGTTTCTATTCAAGAGCCGGTTGGCCCTATCACCCCATCCTATGGAGATGCAATTGTAGTCGGTTCTATTGCAGATGCCTTAAATCTTGTTCCGATAATCGCCTCAGATGGTGCCTCACATGAGATCTGTGGGCTTATATTTAATGGTCTTGTAAAATATGATAAGAATTTGAATCTTACAGGAGATCTTGCAGAATCCTGGGAGATTTTAGACGATGGACTTACAATAATTTTTCATTTAAGAAAAGATGTAAAATGGCATGATGGTGTTCCTTTTACAGCAGACGATGTTCAGTTCACATTTAAGAAACTTACGGACCCACAGGTAAGGACCCCTTACAGTGGAGATTTTGAAAGAGTAAAATCCCTTGAGGTTTTGGATAAATATACTGTAAGAGTAAAATATAGTGAACCTTTTGCCCCAGCACTTGAAAGCTGGGGTATGTCCATAATACCAAAACACCTACTTGAAAAAGAAGACCTAAATGCAACAGAATTTTCAAGAAATCCCATTGGCACTGGTCCTTACAGATTTTTTTTATGGGATACAGCAGAAAAAATAGAACTTGTCGCAAATAATTCATACTTTGGAAAAAGACCTTACATAGACAGGTATATATACAGAGTAATACCTAATGCCGCATCTATGTTTCTTGAACTTCGGGCAGGCGGTATTGACCAGATGGGACTTAACCCTTTTCAATACACAAAACAGACTGGCACAAAATTCTTTAAAGAAAATTTTAATAAATTTAGGTATCCGGCTTTCACATATACGTACTTAGGATATAATCTTTCAAATCCACTCTTTTCAGATATAAGAGTAAGAAAGGCCATAAATTTAGCAATAGACAAACAGGAGATTATAGATGGAGTTCTTTATGGGCTTGGAAGACAGATCACAGGGCCTTTTATACCGGGAAGTTGGGCATATAATGAAGATGTCCAACCCTCTGCCTTTGACCCTGAAAAGGCAAAGGAATTGTTAAAAGATGCAGGCTGGGTTTATAAAAACGGAGTCTTAAGAAAAGATGGAATGCCTTTTAGGTTCACACTCATTACAAATCAGGGAAATGAGCCGAGAAGAATGGCATCTGAGATAATACAAAGAAGGTTAAAAGCAATCGGGATGGATGTCAGAATAAATATAATTGAGTGGAAAAGTCTTATCAATGAGTTTATTGGTAAAAGAAAGTTTGATGCAGTCCTTTTAGGCTGGTCATTGAGCAGGGACCCTGACCTATATGATATCTGGCATTCATCAAAAACAAAAGAAGGAGAATTTAATTTTGTTGGATATAAGAATCCAGAAGTTGACAGACTTATAGAAGAAGGAAGGGCAACCTTTGATAAGGAAAAAAGAAAACAAATCTACCACAGAGTGCATAAAATCCTCTATGATGAACAACCGTACTGTTTTCTGTTTAACCCAGACTCATTGCCGATTGTCCATAAAAGATTTCATAACATAGAGGTTGCACCCGCAGGCATAGGGCATAATTTTATTTATTGGTATGTTCCCAAAAAATTACAAAGATATAGAGGTTTTGAAAGATAA
- a CDS encoding preprotein translocase subunit SecG has translation MLHTILLALHIIISVLLVISVLMQPGRGEGLSEAFGVTSTQKFFGAQTNVVLAKITAVLAGLFLISCLTMGVVQKNAADSLMQRRRSVPAVPETRPVSPEIPETTQPPPQGEP, from the coding sequence ATGTTACATACTATATTACTTGCATTACATATTATAATTTCTGTGCTTCTTGTTATTTCTGTTCTTATGCAACCCGGGAGAGGAGAGGGGCTTTCAGAAGCTTTTGGAGTAACTTCTACACAGAAGTTTTTTGGTGCACAGACAAATGTAGTACTTGCAAAGATTACTGCTGTTCTTGCAGGTCTTTTTTTGATATCCTGTCTTACAATGGGTGTTGTTCAGAAAAATGCCGCTGATTCACTGATGCAACGAAGAAGATCTGTCCCTGCAGTACCAGAAACAAGACCTGTAAGTCCGGAAATACCTGAAACGACCCAGCCACCGCCTCAGGGTGAGCCTTAA